The Magnolia sinica isolate HGM2019 chromosome 10, MsV1, whole genome shotgun sequence genome includes a window with the following:
- the LOC131257965 gene encoding uncharacterized protein LOC131257965: MGRLLLSSPPPPPHIRSRGANEQWLLNAAPSSKLMHQKRSFGCSLRARASSFSNLKAEEMPHQWYNLIADLPLKPPPPLHPKTLEPIKPQDLSPLFPDELIMQEVTEDRFIDIPDEVVDIYRLWRPTPLIRAKRLEKLLNTPARIYYKYEGNSPAGSHKPNTAVPQAWYNAQEGVKNLVTETGAGQWGSALAFASSLFGLNCEVWQVRASYDQKPYRRMMMQTWGAKVHPSPSNLTEAGRKILDIDATSPGSLGIAISEAVEMAAMNADTKYCLGSVLNHVLLHQTVIGEECIKQMEAMGETPDVIIGCTGGGSNFAGLAFPFIREKLNGRANPVIRAVEPTACPSLTKGVYAYDYGDTAGMTPLMKMHTLGHDFIPDPIHAGGLRYHGMAPLISHVYELGFMEALSIPQLECFQGAIQFARSEGLIPAPEPTHAIAATIREALHCRETGEEKVILMAMCGHGHFDLPAYEKYLQGNMVDLSFSEEKIQASLAKIPLVQSEVAAKI; the protein is encoded by the exons ATGGGGAGATTGCTTCTttcatctcctcctcctcctcctcacaTCCGATCAAGAGGCG CCAATGAGCAATGGCTCCTCAATGCTGCGCCTTCCTCAAAGCTTATGCATCAGAAGCGCTCCTTTGGCTGTAGTCTAAGAGCAAGAGCAAGTTCATTTAGCAATCTTAAAGCAGAGGAAATGCCTCATCAATGGTATAATCTCATTGCTGATCTTCCATTGAAACCTCCTCCACCTCTACACCCAAAGACTCTCGAGCCAATTAAGCCCCAAGATCTGTCTCCTCTCTTTCCCGATGAGCTGATCATGCAAGAGGTGACTGAAGACCGGTTCATCGATATCCCAGATGAAGTTGTTGATATTTACAGGCTCTGGCGCCCGACGCCGCTGATCAG AGCAAAGAGACTGGAGAAGCTtctcaacacaccagccaggatCTACTACAAATACGAAGGCAACAGCCCAGCTGGATCTCACAAGCCCAACACTGCAGTCCCACAAGCATGGTATAATGCCCAAGAAGGAGTCAAGAATCTCGTTACAGAAACTGGTGCTGGCCAATGGGGGAGTGCACTAGCATTTGCAAGCAGCTTATTCGGTCTCAACTGCGAA GTGTGGCAAGTCCGGGCGTCCTACGATCAGAAACCATATCGTAGGATGATGATGCAGACATGGGGAGCGAAAGTGCACCCATCCCCATCGAACTTAACAGAGGCGGGACGGAAAATTCTTGACATTGATGCAACAAGCCCTGGTAGTTTAGGAATAGCGATATCAGAGGCTGTTGAGATGGCAGCTATGAATGCAGATACAAAGTACTGTCTGGGGAGTGTTCTGAATCATGTTCTGCTTCACCAGACAGTTATTGGTGAAGAATGTATTAAACAGATGGAGGCGATGGGCGAGACTCCAGATGTGATCATTGGCTGCACAGGTGGCGGGTCCAATTTCGCAGGTCTTGCATTTCCATTCATTCGGGAGAAGCTGAATGGAAGAGCTAATCCTGTTATAAGAGCTGTTGAGCCTACAGCATGCCCGTCACTCACTAAAGGTGTCTATGCTTATGACTATGGTGACACGGCGGGGATGACGCCATTGATGAAGATGCATACACTTGGACATGATTTCATTCCAGACCCCATTCATGCAG GTGGTCTGCGATACCATGGTATGGCACCACTGATTTCACATGTATATGAATTGGGTTTCATGGAAGCATTGTCAATACCTCAGCTTGAATGCTTTCAAG GGGCCATTCAGTTTGCCCGGTCGGAAGGTCTGATACCAGCACCAGAGCCAACTCATGCAATAGCTGCAACAATCAGGGAAGCACTTCATTGCAGAGAGACTGGAGAAGAGAAAGTTATTCTCATGGCAATGTGCGGGCATGGCCATTTCGATCTCCCTGCTTATGAGAAATACTTACAAGGAAATATGGTTGATTTATCATTCTCAGAGGAGAAGATCCAAGCATCATTGGCTAAGATTCCTCTAGTTCAATCTGAAGTTGCTGCCAAGATCTGA